Proteins encoded by one window of Sorex araneus isolate mSorAra2 chromosome 3, mSorAra2.pri, whole genome shotgun sequence:
- the TENT5C gene encoding terminal nucleotidyltransferase 5C: MAEESGSGKDCDSFSVLSWDQVSRLHEVLTEVVPIHGRGNFPTLEITLKDIVQTVRAQLEEAGIKVQDVRLNGSAAGHVLVKDNGLGCKDLDLIFHVALPAEAEFQLVRDVVLCSLLNFLPEGVNKLKISPVTLKEAYVQKLVKVCTDTDRWSLISLSNKNGRNVELKFVDSIRRQFEFSVDSFQIILDPLLVFYDCSSSPLSEHLHPQVIGESVYGDFEEALDHLQKRLIATKNPEEIRGGGLLKYSNLLVRDFRPTNQDEIKTLERYMCSRFFIDFPDILEQQRKLETYLQNHFAEGERSKYDYLMILRQVVNESTVCLMGHERRQTLNLISLLALRVLAEQNIIPNATNVTCYYQPAPYVSDGNFNNYYVAHPPVTYSQPYPTWLPCN; this comes from the coding sequence ATGGCAGAGGAGAGTGGCAGTGGCAAGGACTGTGACTCCTTCAGCGTGCTCAGCTGGGACCAGGTGAGCCGGCTGCACGAGGTCCTGACCGAGGTTGTCCCCATTCATGGCCGAGGCAACTTTCCAACCTTGGAGATCACTCTGAAGGACATCGTCCAGACGGTCCGTGCCCAGCTGGAGGAGGCTGGTATCAAAGTGCAGGATGTCCGGCTGAATGGGTCTGCCGCGGGCCATGTCCTGGTCAAGGACAACGGCTTGGGTTGCAAGGACCTGGACCTGATCTTCCATGTGGCCCTTCCAGCGGAGGCCGAGTTTCAGCTGGTCAGGGATGTGGTGCTATGCTCCTTGCTGAACTTCCTGCCAGAAGGTGTGAACAAACTCAAAATCAGCCCAGTCACTCTGAAGGAGGCGTACGTCCAGAAGCTGGTGAAGGTCTGCACGGACACTGACCGCTGGAGCCTCATCTCCCTCTCCAACAAGAACGGGAGGAATGTGGAGCTGAAGTTTGTCGACTCTATCCGGCGGCAGTTTGAGTTCAGCGTGGACTCCTTCCAGATCATCCTGGATCCTTTGCTGGTCTTCTATGACTGCTCCAGCAGCCCCCTCTCTGAGCACCTGCACCCCCAGGTAATCGGGGAGAGCGTGTACGGGGACTTTGAGGAGGCTTTGGACCATCTGCAGAAGAGACTGATTGCCACCAAGAACCCCGAAGAGatccggggcggggggctgttgAAGTACAGCAACCTCCTGGTACGGGACTTCAGGCCCACCAACCAGGATGAGATCAAGACTCTGGAGCGGTACATGTGCTCCAGGTTCTTCATTGACTTCCCGGACATCCTGGAACAGCAGCGGAAGCTGGAGACCTACCTCCAAAACCACTTTGCCGAAGGGGAGAGGAGCAAGTATGACTACCTCATGATTCTACGCCAGGTGGTGAACGAGAGCACTGTGTGTCTCATGGGGCACGAGCGGAGACAGACCCTGAACCTCATCTCCCTCCTAGCCTTGCGAGTGCTGGCCGAACAGAACATCATCCCCAATGCCACCAACGTCACTTGTTACTACCAGCCTGCACCTTATGTCAGCGACGGCAACTTCAACAACTATTACGTGGCCCATCCTCCGGTGACCTACAGCCAGCCCTACCCTACCTGGCTGCCCTGTAACTAG